A window from Azoarcus sp. DD4 encodes these proteins:
- the icd gene encoding NADP-dependent isocitrate dehydrogenase produces the protein MSTSHIKVPAGGQKIVPGQPVPDNPIIPYIEGDGIGVDITPVMIKVIDAAVAKAYGGKKKIHWMEVFAGEKSTRLYGPDEWLPRETFDALKEYSVSIKGPMTTPVGGGIRSLNVALRQELDLYQCVRPVRWFRGVPSPLKDPSKVDMVIFRENTEDIYAGIEWAAESEGAKKLIKFLQEEMGVKKIRFPETSGIGIKPVSREGTARLVRAAIRYAIDNDRRSVTIVHKGNIMKFTEGAFRDWAYEVAQKEFGAQPIDGGPWCAFKNPRSGREVIVKDAIADAFLQQILLRPAEYDVIACCNLNGDYISDALAAEVGGIGIAPGANISDQYACFEATHGTAPKYAGLDKVNPGSIILSAEMMLRHMGWTEAADLIIKSMEAAIGDKVVTYDFARLMDGAQEVSCSAFGDAMIARM, from the coding sequence ATGAGCACGTCTCACATCAAGGTTCCGGCAGGTGGCCAGAAGATCGTCCCGGGCCAGCCTGTCCCCGACAACCCCATCATTCCCTACATCGAAGGCGATGGCATCGGCGTGGACATCACGCCGGTGATGATCAAGGTCATTGATGCCGCGGTTGCCAAGGCATACGGCGGCAAGAAGAAGATCCACTGGATGGAGGTCTTCGCCGGCGAGAAGTCGACGCGGCTCTACGGCCCGGACGAATGGCTCCCCAGGGAGACTTTCGATGCACTCAAGGAATACTCGGTATCGATCAAGGGGCCGATGACCACCCCGGTGGGCGGTGGTATCCGCTCGCTCAACGTGGCGCTGCGCCAGGAGCTCGATCTCTACCAGTGTGTGCGCCCGGTGCGCTGGTTCCGCGGCGTGCCCTCGCCGCTGAAGGATCCGAGCAAGGTCGACATGGTGATCTTCCGCGAGAACACCGAGGACATCTACGCCGGCATCGAATGGGCGGCGGAATCCGAAGGCGCGAAAAAGCTCATCAAGTTCCTGCAGGAAGAGATGGGCGTCAAGAAGATCCGCTTCCCGGAAACCTCCGGCATCGGCATCAAGCCGGTGTCGCGCGAAGGCACGGCCCGCCTGGTGCGCGCGGCGATCAGGTACGCGATCGACAACGACCGTCGCAGCGTCACCATCGTGCACAAGGGCAACATCATGAAGTTCACCGAAGGCGCCTTCCGCGACTGGGCCTACGAGGTGGCGCAGAAGGAATTCGGTGCCCAGCCGATCGACGGTGGTCCGTGGTGCGCGTTCAAGAATCCGAGGAGCGGGCGGGAGGTCATCGTCAAGGACGCCATTGCCGATGCCTTCCTGCAGCAGATCCTGTTGCGTCCGGCGGAATACGACGTCATCGCCTGCTGCAATCTCAACGGCGACTACATCTCCGACGCGCTGGCGGCCGAGGTGGGCGGCATCGGCATCGCGCCGGGTGCCAACATCTCCGACCAGTACGCCTGCTTCGAAGCGACCCATGGCACCGCGCCCAAGTATGCCGGGCTGGACAAGGTGAATCCCGGCTCCATCATCCTGTCGGCCGAGATGATGCTGCGCCACATGGGCTGGACCGAGGCCGCCGACCTGATCATCAAATCGATGGAAGCGGCAATCGGCGACAAGGTCGTGACTTACGATTTCGCCCGCCTGATGGACGGGGCGCAGGAAGTCAGCTGCTCGGCCTTCGGCGACGCGATGATCGCGCGCATGTGA
- a CDS encoding DUF4212 domain-containing protein gives MTDPLTEAPMTVGTLTARHRAYWRRTQGLTVALLLLWFAVTFLAGFCAAELNAYEFLGFPLGFYILAQGALIAYLFIIGIYVLAMNWLDRRYGVGERR, from the coding sequence ATGACCGACCCGCTCACCGAAGCGCCGATGACGGTCGGTACGCTCACCGCCCGTCATCGCGCCTACTGGCGCCGCACCCAGGGACTGACGGTGGCGCTGCTGCTGCTCTGGTTCGCCGTGACCTTCCTCGCCGGCTTCTGCGCAGCCGAACTCAATGCTTATGAGTTTCTCGGCTTTCCGCTGGGTTTCTACATTCTCGCGCAGGGCGCGCTCATCGCTTATCTCTTCATCATCGGCATCTACGTGCTGGCGATGAACTGGCTGGACCGGCGCTACGGGGTGGGCGAGCGCCGCTAG
- the fusA gene encoding elongation factor G, producing MTPSSVHDIRNLALLGHAGCGKTSLLEALLATAGEIGAAGSVERGDTVSDHDPQEKAMGHSLNATLAHLEWAGHWVNVLDTPGLPDLAGRALATLPAVETAAIVISAASGIETGSRRMMAAAAGKCRMIIVSKIDAAGADCAALMEAITAEFGRECLPINLPAPDGSRVIDCFFGPEIGAATAFGQVGATHDSIVDQVVELDEALMAQYLEQGESLDPEQLHGPFEQALREGHLVPVCFVSARTGAGVRELLDVLGRLLPDPTEGNPPAFLKGEGAGAQAVEVQPERDRHTVAHVFQVSNDPYRGKLGLFRIHQGTVTPSSQLYIGDGRKPFKVSHLLRLQGRNTVETPLGVPGDICAVARVDELRRDAVLHDSHDEDYFHIVPPRYPQPVFGLALIATKPADEQRLSEALARLVDEDPCLEVSYDTRGRQTVVRGLGEQHLKIVLEQLSSRWNLQLNTATPAIPYRETISAVAEARYRHKKQSGGAGQFGEVALRVEPLARGAGLQLGDEVKGGTIPIQFMPAVEKGVRQALAEGALAGFPIQDLRVVVTDGKHHAVDSNEVSFVTAARHALIEAVLAARPVVLEPLLHVTVKVPDSHFGEVSAELAGRRGRVTATDSPASGWTLISASVPMAELDGFESRLKAISAGDSEFVLDAGGHEPAPGEVQNRLVQAYRSQGAAQ from the coding sequence ATGACGCCCAGCTCGGTTCACGACATCCGTAACCTTGCCCTCCTCGGTCACGCCGGCTGCGGCAAGACCAGTCTGCTCGAAGCCCTGCTCGCGACCGCCGGCGAAATCGGCGCGGCCGGCAGCGTCGAGCGCGGCGATACCGTGTCCGACCACGACCCGCAGGAAAAGGCGATGGGCCACTCGCTCAACGCCACCCTCGCCCACCTCGAATGGGCCGGCCACTGGGTCAATGTGCTCGATACCCCGGGCCTGCCCGACCTCGCCGGCCGTGCGCTGGCCACGCTGCCGGCGGTGGAAACCGCCGCCATCGTCATCAGCGCCGCGTCCGGAATCGAAACCGGCAGCCGTCGCATGATGGCCGCCGCCGCCGGCAAGTGCCGCATGATCATCGTCAGCAAGATCGACGCCGCCGGCGCCGACTGCGCTGCGCTGATGGAAGCCATCACCGCGGAATTCGGCCGCGAGTGCCTGCCCATCAACCTGCCCGCGCCCGACGGCAGCCGCGTCATCGACTGCTTCTTCGGCCCGGAGATCGGCGCCGCCACCGCCTTCGGGCAAGTCGGCGCCACCCACGACAGCATCGTGGACCAGGTCGTCGAACTCGACGAAGCGCTGATGGCGCAATACCTGGAACAGGGCGAGTCACTCGATCCGGAACAGCTGCACGGCCCCTTCGAGCAGGCCCTGCGCGAAGGCCACCTGGTGCCGGTGTGTTTCGTCTCGGCGCGCACCGGTGCCGGCGTGCGCGAGCTGCTCGACGTGCTCGGCCGCCTGCTGCCCGATCCGACCGAGGGCAATCCGCCCGCCTTCCTCAAGGGCGAAGGCGCTGGCGCGCAAGCAGTCGAGGTGCAGCCCGAGCGCGACCGCCACACCGTCGCCCATGTATTCCAGGTCAGCAACGATCCCTACCGCGGCAAGCTCGGCCTGTTCCGCATCCACCAGGGCACGGTGACGCCGAGTTCGCAGCTCTACATCGGCGACGGCCGCAAGCCCTTCAAGGTCTCCCACCTGCTGCGCCTGCAGGGCCGCAACACGGTGGAGACGCCGCTCGGCGTGCCCGGCGACATCTGCGCGGTGGCACGGGTCGACGAGCTGCGCCGCGACGCGGTGCTGCACGATTCGCACGACGAGGACTACTTCCACATCGTGCCGCCGCGCTATCCGCAGCCGGTGTTCGGCCTCGCGCTGATCGCTACCAAGCCGGCCGACGAGCAGCGCCTGTCCGAAGCGCTCGCCCGCCTGGTCGACGAAGACCCCTGCCTTGAAGTCAGCTATGACACCCGCGGCCGCCAGACGGTGGTGCGCGGCCTGGGAGAGCAACATCTCAAGATCGTGCTGGAACAGCTCTCCAGCCGCTGGAACCTGCAGCTGAACACCGCCACGCCGGCCATTCCCTACCGCGAGACCATCTCCGCCGTGGCCGAGGCACGCTACCGCCACAAGAAACAGAGCGGCGGGGCCGGCCAGTTCGGCGAGGTCGCGCTGCGGGTCGAACCGCTGGCGCGCGGCGCCGGCTTGCAGCTGGGCGACGAGGTCAAGGGTGGAACCATCCCCATCCAGTTCATGCCGGCGGTCGAAAAAGGCGTGCGCCAGGCCCTCGCCGAGGGTGCGCTGGCCGGCTTTCCCATCCAGGACCTGCGCGTGGTCGTCACCGACGGCAAGCACCATGCGGTCGACTCCAACGAAGTGTCCTTCGTCACGGCCGCGCGCCACGCGCTGATCGAAGCGGTACTCGCCGCCCGCCCGGTGGTGCTGGAGCCCCTGCTCCACGTCACCGTCAAGGTGCCGGACTCGCACTTCGGCGAAGTCAGTGCCGAACTGGCCGGCCGCCGCGGTCGCGTCACCGCCACCGACAGCCCGGCCAGCGGCTGGACGCTGATCTCGGCCAGTGTGCCGATGGCCGAGCTGGACGGTTTCGAATCGCGCCTGAAGGCGATCAGCGCGGGCGACAGCGAGTTCGTGCTCGACGCCGGCGGCCACGAGCCGGCACCGGGCGAAGTACAGAACCGGTTGGTGCAGGCCTACCGCTCGCAGGGCGCGGCGCAATGA
- a CDS encoding folate/biopterin family MFS transporter, with translation MRLGYLPPLMVYCAAGVSGLTGIVGTFFIKDYLGLSAAFLAALGFWAGIPWALKMPIGHLVDLLWRYKAGLVYLGALLITASIAIMIGLIGSPGAMRAVMPAEAWFVLSVLLSPVGYVMQDAVADAMTVEAVPHFDERGERIGEDQVRLMHTTMQMLGRVAIIGGTVLVSFANVVMFQGAEALPEAAKVDIYLRIYELALVIPLLSVSGVLLAGVLKRREARRLAALGRDRAEIERLLHEPTEKTAPNWWILGGSAVFVAFTLGIGLSGVPYGQEIIFAGSFGIIGFMITRLLRELSPEAARTLLGTVIVIFIFRAMPGPGAGASWWMIDELGFDQSFLSRLDLITSLLTLAGLFLFRRFMAEKSIAHIVVFLTLAATLLSLPIIGMYHGLHHWTASHTGGVVDARFIAIANTALESPLGQVSMVPMLAWIANSAPPHLKATFFAVMASFTNLALSASQLGTKYLNEIYVVSREVRDAVTRAVTTPADYSELGVLLLAVTAIGLLLPLAAILLTRAAGLKSA, from the coding sequence ATGCGCCTGGGCTACCTGCCGCCGCTGATGGTGTATTGCGCGGCGGGGGTGTCGGGCCTCACCGGCATCGTCGGCACCTTCTTCATCAAGGACTACCTCGGGCTGTCGGCCGCCTTCCTGGCCGCGCTCGGTTTCTGGGCAGGCATTCCGTGGGCGCTGAAGATGCCGATCGGCCACTTGGTCGACCTTCTGTGGCGCTACAAGGCAGGGCTGGTGTACCTCGGCGCGCTGCTGATTACCGCCAGCATCGCGATCATGATCGGCCTGATCGGCTCGCCCGGGGCGATGCGTGCGGTGATGCCGGCCGAAGCCTGGTTCGTGCTGTCGGTGCTGCTGTCCCCGGTGGGCTACGTGATGCAGGACGCGGTGGCCGATGCGATGACGGTGGAGGCGGTGCCGCACTTCGACGAGCGCGGCGAACGCATCGGCGAAGACCAGGTTCGGCTGATGCACACCACCATGCAGATGCTCGGCCGCGTCGCCATCATCGGCGGCACGGTGCTGGTGAGCTTCGCCAACGTGGTGATGTTCCAGGGCGCGGAAGCCCTGCCGGAGGCCGCCAAGGTGGACATCTACCTGCGCATCTACGAGCTGGCGCTGGTGATCCCGCTGCTGTCGGTGAGCGGCGTGCTGCTCGCCGGTGTCCTCAAGCGGCGCGAGGCCCGGCGGCTGGCGGCCCTGGGCCGCGACCGTGCCGAAATCGAGCGCCTGCTGCACGAACCCACGGAAAAGACCGCGCCCAACTGGTGGATACTCGGCGGCAGCGCGGTGTTCGTCGCATTCACGCTGGGCATCGGCCTGTCCGGCGTGCCCTACGGCCAGGAGATCATCTTTGCCGGCTCCTTCGGCATCATCGGCTTCATGATCACCCGCCTGCTGCGCGAACTCTCGCCCGAGGCGGCGCGCACCCTGCTCGGCACGGTGATCGTGATTTTCATATTCCGTGCGATGCCCGGGCCGGGCGCGGGCGCGAGCTGGTGGATGATAGACGAGCTCGGTTTCGACCAGAGCTTCCTGTCCCGGCTGGACCTCATCACCAGCCTGCTGACCCTGGCCGGGCTCTTCCTCTTCCGCCGCTTCATGGCGGAGAAGTCGATCGCGCACATCGTCGTCTTCCTCACCCTGGCCGCGACGCTGCTGTCCCTGCCCATCATCGGCATGTACCACGGCCTGCACCACTGGACGGCCAGCCACACCGGCGGCGTGGTCGATGCGCGCTTCATCGCCATCGCCAACACCGCGCTCGAATCGCCGCTCGGCCAGGTGTCGATGGTGCCGATGCTGGCCTGGATCGCCAACTCGGCCCCGCCGCACCTGAAGGCCACCTTCTTCGCGGTGATGGCCTCCTTCACCAACCTCGCGCTGTCGGCCTCGCAGCTGGGCACCAAGTACCTCAACGAGATCTACGTGGTCAGCCGCGAGGTGCGCGACGCCGTCACCCGCGCGGTGACGACGCCGGCCGACTACAGCGAGCTCGGCGTGCTGCTGCTAGCGGTGACGGCGATCGGCCTGCTGCTGCCGCTGGCGGCGATCCTGCTCACCCGCGCGGCCGGCCTCAAAAGCGCGTAG